A DNA window from Pungitius pungitius chromosome 1, fPunPun2.1, whole genome shotgun sequence contains the following coding sequences:
- the LOC119223399 gene encoding fatty acid-binding protein, intestinal-like: MTFNGTWKVDRNDNYDKFMEQMGVNVMKRKLAEHDNLKVTIEQTGDQFHIKESSTFRTKDIDFTLGVAFDYSLADGTEVSVSPPDLIGQTHAKPICSAVRWRTSQSGTPQPPGGEED, from the exons ATGACGTTCAACGGAACCTGGAAGGTCGACCGCAACGACAACTACGACAAGTTCATGGAGCAAATGG GCGTCAACGTCATGAAGCGAAAGCTGGCAGAGCACGACAACCTGAAGGTCACCATCGAGCAGACCGGCGACCAGTTCCACATCAAGGAGTCCAGCACCTTCCGCACCAAGGACATCGACTTCACTCTGGGCGTCGCGTTCGACTACAGCCTGGCCGACGGCACCGAAGTCTCAGTGAGTCCACCGGATTTGATAGGCCAAACACACGCCAAGCCAATATGTAGTG CAGTCCGATGGCGGACCAGTCAGTCGGGCACGCCGCAGCCCCCCGGGGGGGAAGAGGATTGA